A genomic region of uncultured Paludibaculum sp. contains the following coding sequences:
- a CDS encoding DUF1552 domain-containing protein gives MKGTVSPAGRRPSRRNFLRGAGVALTLPWMESLQLKGAEAAQPPLRFACLYFSNGVEPIHWWAKGNGASMELGPVLESVKPHREDIVFLRGLFNQHAFKSTSPHLGRMPNMLSGAPVSLDPAVIRVGTSMDQVLAQQIGGHTALPSLVLGIEPNELRLEDGLSMIYGSSLSWTSPSKPATKEIYPARVFDSLVGDPHGRRLDRSILDAVLKDSHDLQPRISSNDKQKLGEYLESIRDIEKRIDRAAKDERLEGWRPTLKEPNMPRPADQLPQDVPDHMKMMLDLVVLAFQMDKTRIATCMLNNDLSQMNFKFLQGVQGALHLDLTHNGHAPVAEAMYLKTNQFHLAQFAYLINRLKSIDEGGQPLLHNSILLSGSNLFDGDLHSADQMPLLLAGQAGGTLKTGRILDFLGAGDDNRRACSLYLSIMDRMGVKLDRFGDTDQRLPDLWSRDS, from the coding sequence ATGAAGGGCACAGTCTCCCCGGCCGGACGCAGACCGTCGCGGCGCAATTTTCTGCGAGGCGCAGGAGTTGCGCTCACGCTTCCCTGGATGGAATCGCTGCAGCTAAAGGGCGCCGAGGCCGCGCAGCCGCCGCTTCGCTTCGCCTGCCTCTATTTCTCCAATGGCGTCGAGCCCATTCACTGGTGGGCCAAAGGCAACGGCGCGTCGATGGAACTCGGCCCGGTCCTCGAGTCCGTCAAGCCACATAGGGAGGACATCGTCTTCCTGCGCGGTCTATTCAACCAGCACGCCTTCAAGTCCACCAGCCCGCACCTCGGCCGCATGCCGAACATGCTCTCAGGCGCGCCCGTCAGCCTCGATCCCGCCGTTATCCGCGTCGGCACGTCGATGGATCAGGTGCTGGCGCAACAGATCGGCGGCCACACCGCCCTGCCCAGCCTCGTTCTGGGCATCGAGCCCAATGAACTCCGTCTCGAGGACGGGCTCTCGATGATCTACGGGTCATCCCTCTCCTGGACCTCGCCCTCCAAGCCAGCCACGAAGGAAATCTACCCGGCTCGTGTCTTCGACAGTCTCGTTGGGGATCCGCACGGCCGCCGCCTCGACCGCAGCATCCTCGATGCCGTCCTGAAAGACTCGCACGACCTGCAGCCGCGCATCAGCAGCAACGACAAACAAAAGCTGGGTGAGTACCTCGAATCCATCCGGGACATTGAGAAGCGCATCGACAGGGCGGCCAAGGACGAGCGGCTGGAAGGCTGGCGCCCCACGCTGAAGGAGCCCAATATGCCGCGGCCGGCCGATCAGCTTCCGCAGGACGTCCCCGACCACATGAAGATGATGCTCGACCTGGTCGTGCTCGCCTTCCAGATGGACAAAACCCGCATCGCCACCTGCATGTTGAACAACGACCTCTCGCAGATGAACTTCAAGTTCCTGCAGGGCGTGCAGGGCGCGCTGCACCTCGACCTCACGCACAACGGCCACGCACCAGTGGCCGAAGCAATGTATCTCAAGACCAACCAGTTCCACCTGGCGCAGTTCGCTTATCTGATCAACCGTCTGAAGTCGATTGACGAGGGTGGCCAGCCGCTGCTGCACAACTCGATTCTTCTGAGTGGATCCAATCTCTTTGACGGCGATCTCCACAGCGCCGACCAGATGCCGCTGCTGCTGGCCGGCCAGGCCGGCGGGACCCTAAAGACAGGACGCATCCTCGACTTCCTCGGCGCCGGAGACGACAACCGACGTGCGTGCAGCCTCTATCTCTCAATCATGGACCGCATGGGTGTGAAGCTCGACCGCTTCGGCGACACCGATCAGCGGCTGCCCGATCTCTGGTCGCGCGATTCCTAA
- a CDS encoding DUF1592 domain-containing protein produces MAVRDDVGRPLWNRLCTAASGARNTIVLVGLIASPVSGILSAGEAPSLPVAPILKKNCFVCHGPTTHMGGINLQEMSAQADVGASFDKWEKVASVLEQKRMPPPKMPQPPEEQRAEAINWVRSSLKEYARKHDGDPGRITVRRLTSGEYGYTIQDLTGLDLNVEKDLVNDEVGGEGFTNFADVQFTQDANIERYLEVAKSVADRAVIGAGPLTFFQDPGKTGFEVSAITRIQKIYKDNGFRTVSGEGGQPFGLERYGKALFVAWTYKNRVALGRPTATLKTLAEHEGIAPRFAEHMWTVMNAPALMHPSLDVAQRWRKLPAAVPGKPADLAAVRKDCEDIQKYLTTWPSWLFARGDVAAGGAGDERPLMFNDESLRADVKHRFKFVRTGRRGGPKGPPPVTGGVARIYMNVVLVNPKGDEKPSILWRNPTIQFRPAKSAAPTVVSESSTASGSSKPPAGDLTDLQLANPRFPGADKLPRVPLLSVVTEESAAKLAFGKSLDDSTLSPADFASLGSTFFDVKVPDGVSVFELQVDAEVGSNHDQVLRVTFSDRADGSTRGVPVWGLVGDPKSDGYRGWKAGVLQFAHLLPPNSNGEATPADKDPIPEPFDNTYNVPEHDDFVIKVKYIRDDRFLVDHVLDAATRARLDQAWNDLYSSFEYHDSYLRLLAAHFKYDLKGRLMAKLTRADVEAMPDPLRQYVRPLFIHYGAVMAAEGSGQAGHLDDCLRFAGRAWRRPLTAAEKLDLRAFYNRLRKEEELDHQQAIRALLTRILVSPAFLYRVETASQQAGVRPLTNWELASRLSYFLWSSMPDDELRRAAAAGELSNPPLLRKQVKRMLADARSRRMATEFFGQWLGFYRFDQHRGVDTTRFPEFTDDVKSAMYDESISFFEHIIRQDRPVRDILHADYTFLNQALARHYGIQKEIKSKDQMELVEGAPAFQRGGVLRLGTMLTVTSAPLRTSPVKRGDYVLRRILGTPTPPPPADAGTIPADEKAFGGLSLREKLKAHQRNATCAACHTRIDPLGFPLERYDAVGRARTKYNDGKPVEDTSATADNTQIAGVDGLLKYLDTKQDLINRTMARKLIGYALGRTILGSDQSLVERLSNEGPNATFSQLVNEVVASKQFQFRRGPEPTPVRPPAGSTSSAAVRSGGSRNDILSAKAGAQ; encoded by the coding sequence ATGGCTGTCCGCGACGACGTCGGTCGACCTCTTTGGAATCGCTTGTGCACTGCCGCGAGCGGAGCCCGCAACACAATCGTACTGGTTGGCCTCATTGCCTCTCCTGTGTCCGGCATCCTGTCGGCCGGCGAAGCGCCCTCACTCCCCGTCGCGCCCATCCTCAAGAAGAACTGCTTTGTCTGCCACGGGCCGACCACCCACATGGGCGGCATCAACCTTCAGGAGATGTCGGCGCAGGCCGATGTTGGAGCGAGCTTCGACAAATGGGAAAAAGTTGCCTCTGTCCTGGAGCAGAAGCGAATGCCCCCGCCGAAGATGCCCCAGCCGCCGGAGGAACAACGGGCCGAAGCGATCAACTGGGTACGATCCAGCCTGAAAGAATACGCCAGGAAACACGATGGCGATCCGGGCCGCATCACCGTCCGGCGGCTGACGTCGGGTGAGTACGGTTATACGATTCAGGACCTCACCGGCCTTGACCTCAACGTCGAGAAGGACCTCGTGAACGACGAAGTCGGCGGTGAGGGCTTCACGAACTTCGCGGACGTGCAGTTTACCCAGGACGCCAACATCGAACGCTATCTCGAAGTCGCGAAAAGCGTAGCCGACCGTGCCGTCATCGGCGCCGGCCCTCTCACGTTCTTTCAGGATCCGGGCAAGACCGGCTTCGAGGTCTCGGCCATCACCCGGATTCAGAAGATCTACAAGGACAATGGCTTCCGCACCGTCTCCGGAGAAGGCGGCCAGCCGTTTGGGCTGGAGCGCTACGGTAAGGCACTGTTTGTGGCCTGGACCTACAAGAACCGTGTCGCTCTCGGCCGGCCCACGGCCACTCTGAAGACGCTCGCTGAGCACGAGGGCATCGCCCCGCGCTTCGCCGAACACATGTGGACGGTCATGAACGCCCCGGCGCTGATGCACCCTTCTCTCGACGTCGCGCAGCGTTGGCGCAAGCTGCCTGCCGCCGTCCCGGGCAAGCCGGCCGATCTGGCCGCAGTGAGAAAGGACTGTGAGGACATCCAGAAGTACCTCACCACCTGGCCCAGTTGGCTGTTCGCGCGTGGCGACGTAGCCGCGGGTGGGGCCGGCGATGAGCGTCCTTTGATGTTCAATGACGAGTCGTTGAGAGCCGATGTCAAACACCGCTTCAAATTCGTGCGCACCGGCCGCCGCGGAGGACCGAAGGGCCCTCCGCCGGTCACCGGCGGCGTTGCCCGCATCTACATGAACGTGGTGCTGGTGAACCCCAAGGGCGACGAAAAGCCGTCGATCCTTTGGAGGAATCCGACAATCCAGTTCCGTCCAGCGAAGTCGGCGGCTCCGACCGTCGTCAGCGAGTCGTCCACCGCCAGCGGCTCCAGCAAGCCGCCGGCCGGCGATCTCACTGACCTTCAGCTCGCGAACCCGCGCTTCCCCGGCGCCGACAAACTGCCGCGCGTGCCGCTGCTGAGCGTGGTCACCGAGGAGTCCGCGGCCAAACTGGCCTTCGGAAAGAGCCTGGACGATAGCACCCTGAGCCCCGCCGACTTCGCCAGTCTCGGGTCCACTTTTTTCGACGTCAAGGTCCCCGACGGTGTGTCCGTCTTCGAACTCCAGGTGGATGCCGAAGTGGGCAGCAATCACGATCAGGTGCTGCGCGTGACATTCTCCGATCGCGCTGACGGCAGCACCCGCGGAGTGCCGGTCTGGGGCCTCGTCGGAGATCCCAAGAGCGACGGCTATCGCGGCTGGAAGGCCGGTGTTCTCCAGTTTGCCCATCTTCTGCCGCCCAACTCCAACGGAGAGGCCACCCCGGCCGACAAGGACCCCATTCCCGAGCCCTTCGACAACACCTACAACGTGCCCGAGCACGACGACTTTGTCATCAAGGTCAAGTACATCCGCGACGACCGGTTCCTGGTCGACCACGTCCTGGATGCCGCCACGCGCGCCCGCCTCGACCAGGCCTGGAACGACTTGTATTCCTCCTTCGAATACCACGACTCCTATCTGCGGTTGCTCGCCGCTCACTTCAAGTACGACCTCAAAGGCCGCTTGATGGCGAAGCTGACCAGGGCCGATGTGGAGGCGATGCCTGATCCTCTGCGGCAATACGTCCGGCCGCTATTCATCCACTACGGCGCTGTGATGGCCGCCGAAGGCTCTGGACAGGCCGGCCACCTCGACGACTGCCTGCGTTTCGCCGGCCGCGCCTGGCGCCGTCCGCTGACCGCCGCCGAAAAGCTGGACCTCCGCGCCTTCTACAACCGCCTGCGCAAGGAAGAGGAATTGGATCACCAGCAGGCGATCCGTGCCCTGTTGACGCGGATCCTGGTCTCCCCTGCCTTCCTCTACCGCGTCGAAACGGCATCCCAACAGGCTGGCGTGCGCCCCTTGACCAACTGGGAACTGGCCAGCCGCCTCAGTTATTTCCTTTGGTCTTCCATGCCCGACGACGAATTGCGGCGCGCCGCGGCTGCCGGTGAACTGTCGAATCCGCCACTTCTGCGCAAACAGGTGAAGCGTATGCTCGCGGACGCCAGGTCGCGCCGCATGGCGACCGAGTTCTTCGGGCAGTGGCTTGGGTTCTACCGCTTTGACCAGCATCGCGGTGTCGACACCACCCGTTTCCCCGAGTTCACCGACGATGTGAAATCGGCCATGTATGACGAGTCCATCTCGTTCTTCGAGCACATCATCCGCCAGGACCGACCGGTGCGCGACATCCTGCATGCCGACTACACGTTTCTCAATCAGGCTCTGGCCAGACACTATGGGATCCAGAAAGAGATCAAGTCGAAAGACCAGATGGAGTTGGTGGAGGGCGCGCCCGCCTTCCAGCGGGGCGGCGTATTGCGCCTGGGCACGATGCTCACCGTCACCTCCGCGCCCCTGAGAACCAGCCCCGTCAAGCGCGGCGACTATGTCCTGCGCCGCATCCTGGGCACGCCCACGCCGCCGCCTCCGGCTGATGCGGGCACCATCCCGGCCGATGAGAAGGCCTTCGGCGGGCTCTCGTTGCGTGAGAAGCTCAAGGCCCACCAGCGCAACGCCACGTGTGCCGCCTGCCACACCCGCATCGACCCTCTCGGTTTCCCCCTCGAGCGCTATGACGCTGTCGGCCGTGCCAGAACCAAGTACAACGACGGAAAGCCGGTGGAGGACACCAGCGCCACCGCCGACAACACTCAGATCGCGGGCGTCGACGGGCTCCTCAAATACCTTGACACCAAGCAGGATCTGATCAATCGCACGATGGCCCGTAAGCTCATCGGCTATGCGTTGGGCCGCACCATCCTGGGTTCCGATCAGTCGCTGGTCGAGCGCCTGAGCAATGAGGGCCCCAATGCCACGTTCTCTCAACTCGTGAACGAGGTTGTAGCCAGTAAGCAATTCCAATTTCGCCGCGGACCTGAGCCTACGCCCGTACGTCCGCCGGCCGGCAGTACATCCTCCGCTGCCGTACGCTCCGGTGGATCCCGCAACGACATACTCTCCGCGAAAGCAGGTGCGCAATGA
- the guaB gene encoding IMP dehydrogenase has product MLPESLTEGLTFDDVLLKPARSGLVPAEADTKTQFTRNISLNIPIVSSAMDTVTESHLAIELARQGGIGIVHKNMTIEKQAEEVDRVKRSESGMIVDPVTVDPDQKIYEALDIMKRFRISGVPVVKDQKLVGILTNRDLRFENRYDLPIREVMTHEPLFTVSVGTTLEQAQEELHKHRVEKLLVVDENFALKGLITVKDIQKKRKYPNATKDEKGRLRVGAAIGATGDFLERAQELVGKKVDVLVIDTAHGHSERVMQAVVAIKRSLPNVDVVAGNVATYDGARDLIALGLDGVKVGIGPGSICTTRVVSGAGVPQITAIAECARACRGTGVPMIADGGVKYSGDVTKAIAAGADSVMIGSLLAGTDESPGEMILYQGRTFKAYRGMGSIGAMSQGSSDRYAQEGGGKLVPEGIEGRVPAKGPLADLVFQLVGGLRAGMGYCGCRTIPELQERADFLRVSIAGLKESHVHDVIITKEAPNYRLE; this is encoded by the coding sequence ATGCTGCCTGAGTCTCTCACTGAAGGCCTCACATTTGACGACGTACTGTTGAAGCCGGCACGAAGCGGTCTGGTCCCCGCCGAAGCCGACACGAAAACGCAATTCACCAGAAACATCTCCCTGAACATTCCCATCGTGAGTTCCGCCATGGATACGGTGACCGAAAGTCACCTCGCCATCGAGCTTGCCCGCCAGGGCGGCATCGGCATCGTTCACAAGAACATGACGATCGAAAAGCAGGCGGAAGAAGTGGACCGGGTCAAACGATCTGAGAGCGGGATGATTGTGGATCCCGTTACGGTCGACCCGGACCAGAAGATCTATGAGGCGCTGGACATCATGAAGCGCTTCCGCATTTCGGGTGTGCCCGTGGTGAAGGACCAGAAGCTGGTGGGCATCCTCACGAATCGCGACCTGCGCTTCGAAAACCGCTACGACCTGCCCATTCGCGAGGTGATGACCCACGAGCCATTGTTCACGGTCTCTGTTGGAACCACCCTCGAACAAGCCCAGGAAGAACTCCACAAGCACCGTGTCGAGAAGCTCCTGGTGGTGGATGAGAACTTCGCTCTGAAGGGGCTCATCACGGTTAAAGACATTCAGAAGAAACGCAAGTACCCGAACGCCACGAAAGACGAGAAGGGCCGCCTGCGTGTCGGCGCGGCCATCGGCGCGACGGGCGATTTCCTCGAGCGGGCGCAGGAACTGGTCGGCAAGAAGGTCGACGTACTGGTGATTGATACCGCACACGGCCACTCCGAGCGCGTGATGCAGGCCGTCGTGGCCATCAAGCGCAGTCTTCCGAACGTGGATGTCGTGGCGGGCAACGTCGCCACGTATGACGGCGCGCGAGACCTGATTGCCCTGGGGCTGGATGGGGTGAAAGTCGGCATCGGGCCGGGCTCCATCTGCACGACGCGCGTGGTCAGCGGCGCAGGCGTGCCGCAGATTACCGCCATTGCTGAGTGTGCGCGGGCCTGCCGGGGCACGGGTGTCCCCATGATTGCTGACGGTGGCGTGAAATACTCGGGCGACGTGACGAAGGCCATTGCGGCCGGCGCGGATTCCGTGATGATCGGCAGTCTGCTGGCCGGTACCGACGAAAGCCCGGGCGAAATGATTCTGTACCAAGGCCGCACCTTTAAGGCCTACCGTGGCATGGGCTCCATCGGAGCGATGTCGCAGGGCAGTTCCGACCGCTATGCCCAGGAGGGTGGCGGCAAGCTGGTGCCGGAAGGCATTGAAGGCCGCGTCCCGGCGAAGGGACCCTTGGCCGACCTGGTGTTCCAACTTGTCGGTGGCCTGCGGGCCGGCATGGGCTACTGCGGCTGCCGCACCATTCCTGAGTTGCAGGAACGCGCCGACTTCCTCCGCGTCTCCATTGCGGGTCTAAAGGAAAGCCACGTTCACGATGTGATTATCACCAAGGAAGCGCCGAACTACCGCCTGGAATAG